Sequence from the Magallana gigas chromosome 4, xbMagGiga1.1, whole genome shotgun sequence genome:
TGTTTTGGTTTCAAAATGTGGATTACTTCTGATTGCATACGCAGTTAATAAACTTACCTCGATTATTAGATGACTTGTTAGAAGAGAGCCTGGTTTCCACCTAAAAATAATACACAAAAATGAcagtttataataataatgctAGTAAAATTCTTGCAACATACCagtttttatatgtttatcCGGAGAAGGGAGGGAtaaatattaagcaaaatttaatctttattttacaagcactgatcttttttttaaatagccaGCTCGCATTTTAACATCTATAACCTATGATGATTGAACCTGTTTCAATACTATACAGAAAACTGGGAAGTTTAAATGCACTGGGTTAGTTAATCATAGTCTggttaattaagataattaaaacattttatcttatatatttaaaaatgtaaaataccgAAAGGACTGGACTACAttctaaattaaataatatcccccccccctatatttacaaaataaaataacatttaagtTATCCCTATGACATGAATCTCGATGTATAATCTTATCCATGATTTACCTGATATCTGATTTTACCTTAATTAATGgtatattattcataatttatcaatacgcaatttttaatttccaaactgactttattctttttaaaaagcctTATAAAATCATTAGTTTACTTTGAAAGATATACTGCACAAAATGTTAAGTACAACAAGGTTTATTTTTTGGCGCAAAAATATAAGAATCTGAATTCTATAATAGTTTACTGCCATGTACATTACACATCGATATTACTTTAGGAAACTGAAAGTTATTGTACAAGTTGACTCATGAAACCAGCATTTGAAATGTGCAAGATAGAATCACTTTAACCTGGAATTTCATATATAATTCAAGAATTGTTGGAATACAATACTCATTTCGATGTCAATGTTTTAATGatagtagaaaaataaaaataccttaAAGACATAAGCTGTTTTGAATTGAACTCACCTTCTTTCTTACATTAGCAAATGTATATAGGAAGGGGTTAAGAGCGGAGTTTATTGGAAGAATGAAAACAGCAACCCAAGCATACACTTCTCCCGATATGACTTGGCCACTTATAGCGAGTAATcctgcaaaaataaacaaaggaaAACAGGAATCTATTCTGATACACTAATAGCGTTGCTACTATCAGCACATGGACATAAAAGGTCATAATATTACCCATAATTCCAATAGGAAACCAGCATAGGAAGTCGGACAGGACCACAAGGAATAGGCCTCGTGCAATGGCCATGTCCTGATTTCTTCTGGTGGATTTCACACTAGAAGACGTTTGTGATATTTCCCTGTATATCAAACACTGTCCCAGAGCGATAGTCACAAACAGCAAAAAATTCAGAATAATGAATACCGCCGTAGAATATTCCCATCCAGCGGGCCGATCTCTCGTTAGGGGCAAGGCAAGGCACGCGACAGAGCGGGAGTAAAATTCTCCTTGGAAGTAACTTCCTGGGATCAAAGGAATAACAGCTAACCAAATGGTGATACTCCAGACAACTGATACACAAATCAGAGCCTTGCGTCTCGTGAATCTAAACTGGCCGAAAGGGAACTTGACTGCAATCAGGCGATCTAACGTTATAAGACACAACAAGAAGACGGAAGTTTCACTAGAGACAGTTGCGAGCATACCGGCTATTCTACAGGTAGTACTGCGTCTCCAGATTAAGTCGTTCCAAACATAGCGCCCTCGATAGTACTCGTCCGCCGAAGCTATGATAATCATGTAAACGCCCATTAGAAAATCAGATATACTCAGGTTGGTTATAAAGATGCCATGTCCCTTCTTCAGAGTGTCAGTGTCGAAAAATACCTTGAAGACGAAGACACCAAGGTTTCCTAACAAGGAGCTGAATCCAATGATCCACAGGAACGCAGATAACACGTCGTTTTTCATCAAGTCATCACATGACGAAAACTCGTCGGGATGGGGCAAGCATTCTTGGACTGACGAAGGCGTTAAACAACAAAATGCATACGAGTCCGTATATAGTTTTGTGAGCTTTGATAgtccgaaaaatattttggatgAAAACTGTTCAATTTTGTTTCTTCTCAAATCCAGAACAGTTAACTCAGACAGATTGTAAAATGCATAATCCGAAATAAAACGGATGTCATTTGCAGAAAGATTTAAATGGCTGACCCTGACAAGTCCTACCAATGTATCTTTTACAATGTTTTGCAAACCGGAATTCGTGATGACAATCCTCGGCAATTTGTGTAATCCTACAAAAGCCAGGTCTGATATTCTTGTTAAAAGTTTATTTCCTTCCAGGTTCAAAGTTTTCAAGGATTCTAATCCGGTAAATGCATatggatatatatttattattctgTTATTCCTCAGATCTAGTTCTAAGAGATTCTTTTGATTAACAAAGGAATaggattttaatgaattcagcCTGCAATTAGTAAGATTCAATATAACTAAATTAAGCATGTGTTCCAAACTTGGTAAATCATGACTGAAGTCATTTTCACTTAAGTTTAGAGTCCGAAGTTCTTTTGGAAGCTTAATTAGACTTGTGCTATTTATGTTTCTGCAAACGCCAGAGAGACCGTGACACTGACACTCCTTTGGGTACTCAATGTTACACAACAGTTCGTCGTCGTGGTACGGACAGTGGGGAACGGCATCACACAATTTACTTGGATCAAGGCAAATGGTACTATTCCTGCATCTATACAGACCTGGGCAGGATTCTAaaggaaaataaacattttggcAAATTTGCAACAGAAACAACTCAATGTTCTAATGTTGTGAACACATCCTaccaaaataaaatctaattcAGAAACTGTTGCTTGCAACTTCTTTATcctagttgaaaaaaaaatcgataacAAAATGACAGGAAATCAAATTGTTACATTTAAGGAAAATATCTTAATCAGAAAAGCGCACAACAAATTTGGGAGGTGATTTCTATATTTTCAAGCCAGataacatcaaaatattttcaaactatAAGAGTGGGTATCGTAACGTTTCATTACCACACAGTAGTTCATCAACACCATGTTTGCATTGCTTATGGCCATCGCATACTAATCTTGGAGGTAAACAAAAGCTATTTGGACATTTCAAGAATCCCGTCGGGCATTGATTGAACTCTGAAAAAAAGTAATGacagtaaatttaaaattaagtcATTGCTATTTcagattaaatataaaaaatatgcatcatatATACCGCAATCGTCCAGATGAGACAGGTCTCTACATCCGGTGACATCACCATACACGTCATAATCAAGAATGCACCGCTGTGCTATCGGTACAATCTTTCCCGACCGGCAAAGAAAGTCATCACTAACAGCGTAAGTTtctacaaaaatgtttttataacatattaaacataatataataacataaacaacatatttaactgatcaaatcaaaacaaatttccAATAGTATTCTTAGCTGGATCAAAATGTCTACCGTCAGAACAGATCAATGGTCCAACATCTAACTTGACGAATCTATCAACGCTCGTCGGGCGGATAGCAAAAATACTTCTGATTGGTAGAACGGAGTGGTCAGTAATCACACCGAAATCTTCTCGCACCTCCGTGAATCCAGCGCGGTACCATCCTCCAACAGTTGAATTGCAATTACATCTTAAATATAGATTCTAATCAAGTAACCAATCAATCAAAAACTatcttatattgaaataattcataGGTACTATAACAGTTAGGAATTCAATTCTGCATTTCGATCAAGATGAACATAATATACAAGCTGTAAACAACCGTACCTTAACTTTCTATAAGCTATTTTTAATCTGACGATACTTTGTATCAAATACTTATTTTGCTACGCTGTAAAACCTAAATACAAGTTTGATAACACTGATATTAATTGTAACGTGATAGCAAATGTcataaaaatgtaacatttacattttcaactgcctttgtctgtgataacaatacgaatcaattttgaaccctgaaacccaataacttcattaAACATGAGTGACaaaaaatgggcgtgtcttatagtaTAAtcaaaaacggtattggctgcgccgcgtagtaatacatagcatgtgctacataaaaTATAGTGGTTTTAGAGTAATGTTGTTTTTAAGTGTACaaaatggaaataatataaatataagtaataaggaatcattctttgaatattatgaggcgATCATTTCGCTCAGAGCATGGTCAAAATTGGATTTgtccacgccccgaccgaaattatctgctaacaatactcaaagaatgattccttaaacCAGATATTCTTTAGCAAAATAGGTGTATCATTAATTACACTCTGGAATAGTTTTTTCTTCATGTGGGTTAGTGGGGACTTACTTCGCATCTGAATTAtctaattgtaaaattattgtttgttctTAAATATAGGCAGAAATAGTTAAGCCATAagataaacaagaggcccaggggccacatcgctcacctgagcaacaattgccttaattcttatcaaattagcattacagtatcaaaatatcttgacaactgagtacagtagatcttgctaaaaaaaaattgaaaatctgccaatttttatccacctcttattttttagtaaagccccttttgttgttgtacctgtaagaagatttttctcaattcctataaacccccccccccctccccatttcgtggccccactattctctagggaatcatggtttcatcaaacttaaatctacctttaatctcataacctgtgctttcacactaagtactgtgttttggaccgaaaactttcccagaatatttttaaggattgtaaaacttgatcccccaattgtggcctcaccctacccccggggaccatgatttgaacaaacttgaatcaacacttcctgaggatgcttccattttaatttgagcttttctggccaaatagtttttgagaagaaaatttttaaagattttctctatatattcctatgtaaaacttgatcccccaattgtggccccaccctacccccggggaccatgattcgaacaaatttgaatcaacacttcctgaggatgcttccattttaatttgagcttttctggcctaatagtttttaagaagaagatttttaaagattttatctatatattcctatgtaaaacttgatcccccaattgtggccccaccctaccaccggggaccatgatttgaacaaatttgaatcaacacttcctgaggatgcttccattttaatttgagcttttctggcctaatagtttttgagaagaagatttttaaagatatattcctatgtaaaacttgatcccccaattgtggccccaccctacccccggggaccatgatttgaacaaacttgaatctacattacatgaggatgcttccactcaaatttgagcttttctggcctaatagtttttgagaagaaaatttttaacgattttctctatatattcctatgtaaaacttgatcccccaattgtggccccaccctacccccggggaccatgatttgaacaaatttgaatcaacacttcctgaggatgcttccattttaatttgaatctttctggcctgatagtttttgagaagaagatttttaacgattttctctatatattcctatgtaaaacttgatcccccaattgtggccccaccctacccccggggaccatgatttgaacaaacatgaatctacacttcctgaggatgcttccattttaatttgaatctttctggcctgatagtttttgaggagaaaatttttaaagattttatctatatattcttatgtaaaacttgatcccccaattgtggccccaccctacccacggggaccatgatttgaacaaacttgaatctacacttcctgaggatgcttccattttaatttgagcttttctggccaaatagtttttgaaaagaagatttttaaagattttctctatatcttcctatgtaaaacttgatcccccaattgtggccccaccctacccacggggaccatgatttgaacaaacatgaatctacactacatgaggatgctcccattttaatttgaatctttctggcctgatagtttttgagaagaaaatttttaaagattttctctatatattcctatgtaaaacttgatcccccaattgtggccccaccctacccccggggaccatgatttgaacaaaattgaatctacactacctgatgatgcctccacacaagtttaagctttaccggcctaatagtttttgagaagaaggtttttgaaaaataccaacaaattttcaataattctcaattatctcccctttaaaaagggcgtggcccttcatttgaacaaacttgaatcccctttacctagtggtgctttgtgccaaatttggttgaaatctgcccagtggttcttgagaagaagatgaaaatgtgaaaagtttacaacgacgacgacgacgacgacggcgacgacgacaacgacaacgacgacagacaacggacaaattgtgatcagaaaagctcacttgagcctttggctcaggtgagctaataataatttaatctttaattttcttGTAGTCGAGAAATATTCCTTTGGAACAAAATCGCCCCACTTTATTTCCATTGGTTAATACCAGAAGTGTTTGATTGGTCGCATCTCAATATGCCATTTTTACTACGTATATAAACAGAAAACCAGGAAAGAGTCATGGTTTGTTGAACATTGTATTTTACTACAGTTATCTGCTGAGTACTTTACTGTAAAATTAGCTAAATTACTCAATTAGGGATAAAGTATCGGTTAAATTCTAATTAACTTCTGCATAAGTATTTACCAGTGTAGGAGTATCCTAACTTTTCTTTCAGTTAATCtttaattcaaaagaaaaaaaatcattcagtttaataaaaatacaacagAGTGCTTATTCGGTGACGTTACACGAAGGTAAGCTTAAAACTGCAAAAAGGGTGTTTgtatgtactgtggaatcattaaaattcgtgggggcaaattttcgtggattgcttcaATTCTATAGGTTCACGGGGACATAATTTTGAGTATTCTCTGATacttacaaaaggaaatatgactcaACAgtcctaatttatttattcgtAAAGTATGTTATTTCGTTGGTGAGAGGTACCcacaaattccacgaaaattgagccaccacgaaatctaatgatgtCACAGTAGTTCCTGGAGCTCTTGACATATGCAGAATGCCACCATGTGACTGTAGTAAAAACGCTTTGATCGATTGCATCCTACCCTggttaataaatgtaaaatggaCATAGCTGGAAGAACAGTCTTACCTAGTTTTGCCTTCTTCACATTTGTTGACAAAGGGACATGAGCAGCCTCCCGTTGATTCACCTAAGGTCGTATGGAACTGTTTTCCGTTGTCCCCTATCCAAATGTTGTCCTGGTCATTGTTCGTGTAATGACAACGTACCCTGATTGACTGACTACACTTATTGTCTTTTTTGAGGTTCGAGATTTGTTTCTTGGTCGCCGCGTATCTTAGAGCCGTGTCAATAGTTTCTGTGTTAGCGACAATGGTTTCCTCTAGGTTGTGCTGAATAATTGTCTGTACTGTAACAATCTGTTCAGATATGTTAAATCTACACTCCACCTTTGTTTGCTTCTTTCCTAAGacaaaacacaatttaattgagggataaagaaatttttttcattttcagtaaCAAGAGTtgcttttatgtaaaataattcaatatcaagTCCTTGTACAATAttatgcaagaaaaaaatacaaacaatatgGATGCTAGGAGGACCGACTACGAAAACATGTCTagttaaaaattgtgaaattcattgcatcaaaatgaaattatttttttaattaagcttcaaaaacaaaaaagaccATCGAGTTCAAAATAAAAGATTCTTTGAAATGAAGCCAATTTAGTTACCTTCCAGACCAAGGCTGACAAGATACTCTCCATTTTCCCGCCTTCCCAGACTCCACCAGTCTTTACATGACTTCCGGATGTTGTTTTCACAGCTTTGGGATTCATCTTCCGCAAAAAATCCATTGCAGTCGATGAAGCCATCGCAAACCTTCGACGGATGGAGGCAGGTTTGATCGTAGCATTCGAAACCATGTTCACAACCCACTATAATACAAGCCTAGTTTGTACACAATAATATGCAAGCTACATAAGTAGCTTTAGAGGTTATCAAAAGATTGTCGTTAGAGGAGTTCGAAATAGAGATAATCACACCAAATTTGTATATTGATATTGACCCGATTGAAAAGTTTTCTAAACCAGAGCAAAATTACTGTATTGAACATATTAAGAAATTTTCTGCCAATGATATAGTGCAACTTGAGAAAAGACGACCAACAGCGACAATCTGGTACAATAAACTATACCACAGAACTGTTTATCTACAATATACTAAACCACAGAACCGTTCATCTTCAATACACTATACCACAGAATTGTTCATATTCAATATACTATAACACAGAACCGTGCATCTACAATATACTATACCACGGGACCGTTCATCTACAATGAACTATAACACAGAACTGTTCATCTTCAATGTACTATAACACAGAACCGTGCATCTACAATATACTATACCACGGGACCGTTCATCTACAATGAACTATAACACAGAACCGTTCATTTACAATATACTATACCACAGAACCGTTCATCGCTTCCGTCGACGCAATCTGGCTTCATGTCACAGTGGTATACAACGGGAATACACTGACCGCTAGAACATTCCCACTGACTCTCATTACAGGGCTGTCTGACTGCAAGGCAGAATTATTCTGCTTAAGAAACTATCTAATTAAACACCGATTAGAATATACAAGATTGTGTCAATTGTTGATTAACTAAAACTGATTGAAGTTTGAGCTACGTAAGCAATCTTACTACAGCTGGATTCATCTGAACCGTCCTCGCAGTGAGCAACAAAGTCACAGAGTAGACTGAGAGAGATGCATCCGCTATCATCACACTGGTACTGGGTGTCTGTACAACGGGCACCTGTTGCAAACAGTCAAAGTAAAGAATGATCTTGTAGTTTATGTGTATGGTCAGAAAAATAGATTTATCCATCGAGGAATAGGCTAAAACATGGTGTGATTTCGAAAGAATcgaaaagaaaaaagttttgaaCTAAATCATATCAAATTTGACAACCAATATGTGTCTCTCGTAACACTTACTGCAATTAGCTTCATCCGAGCCGTCACTACAATCCTTTATTCCGTCACAAACAAACAACGTATTAATGTGCTCCATGTTATCACAAGTGAATATGACGTCACCAGCAGACGCTTCTGTGTCATTCCCTTTCTTCAACCAATTTATTCGACTTACGATCTCttattaaacataaatataaaaaatattacttagTATCACTTAATACACTTTTTTCTGACTAAATGGTCCTAATCATTGATTGATCTTTTCAAGATGTTTgaagaaaataatgataaagctTTATAGCTTTATATCAAACCTTCAAAACATGGTAGCTGAAACGTATTTGTGTTTTACTTAAAATAACGTCggtatttgtttacattgattaCTTATTGATGCATTTTGTGAtatcttcaaaaattattgacGTTTATGTTAACGATTTCACCTGTTGTATTACTGATGTCTATTTCACACATGTAGCTTCTTATTTTATCATAGGCACATGCCGTATCGTGCCAATCATTCATGGAATAAATACTGAAGAAGCTGATGCTTGTACACTTCTCATTGTACAATCCGTTAGGTTGCCTGTTCATTATCACGTCATCACGATACCTAAGCatagaaagataaaaatatctatcaatttttttgttaaaggtTACCACAATTGATGACTTTTGAATTACAttcttacagtaaaacatgaTTTTGTATGAAAGGTTACATTACAAAGCAGCGACTTCATAAATAAATCCCATTAAAAAAACTTAAGATACTTGAACTCACCAGGCCGTGAATGTTAGTGGGTTACCATCAGACCAAAAGTACTCCAACTGTTTCTTGTCTCCTGAATACACTTTACGCAGTCCTGACATAAAGAAGTTACATATCTACTACCCATCACACTTTGAAATCAggatcaaaatttgaaaaattcaatacatgtatatctaaacaAACcaataaacattttcctatcCGCAATATCGTTTATATAGGTCGTCACGAGAAAATGCACAAATTCCAGCTCCTGTTTTGAGGCTATACTGACGAGGCTACCATTTTGTTGATTACATTTTCGATCCGCTTCCGGCCATGTGATTCCAACGTCATTAGTGAAAATGTTATAACAACTATTGTCGTTGTAATGCCAACCAACAGGACAATCTGATAATTCAAACAATATACATTATACacaaataagatttatttaaaatcttttaaacaaaGATGAAAACCataaaaactttgaattaaaaaattgcCATCAATTAGAATTATTTGAATTTGGTGAAAGTTTAAcaactaattataaaaatatttgccatGCATTGCTTACTCCAAATTTTTATAACAAAGTAAAGATAAATTAAATTGACCATAAATTCAGATATGTTATAACTTATGGAGCAAAACCTTCATTCGTGATAGAGGACAACGTCTGAGTGAAATCAACGAATGAATACTCCGCTAGAAATCCCCGGCCCTGCCTCTGGTCAGGGGCGGCACGAAACTCCACTCTCATATGATGCCATTTTGAGGAAATGACACTGTAAGGCCTGTTTTCCTTGCAGTATCTCCCAAGCAGTCTCTCCTTGTGAGTCAAGTCGATGTCGTAGACAGCTATGTATGAACTGGCACACGACGCTCCACCATTGATGACGTCAATATTCAGTATGTTTAGTTGCACGTATTGTCCAAACTTGCCGTCAATTCGCCAAATACATCTTTCTCCTGGTTGATATGGTGAGGGAAACCGATCAGTTGCTATATAGGCTGAAGGTATCTGACATCTTATTGTGCATCCTTCTTTTAACATTCCGCATCCCGGTTTATCTTAAAACAACActtgatatttaatatttttatttaacttttgtCTAAAGATACCTTTATAGGAGCATGGTAACGTTTTGAGGTGAAAggttgtatattttattcaaaaatagcattaatattttaaattacaattggTTATGCAATAgtaaatcatttgaaaattaaaaatggaaaagtgtcatttttcattatcaattttattttcaaaagtgatTTTTGGACTGATGATCCTCTTTTTGACCTCTACTGCAAAGATAAACATGTTGTTGTTTGTGTGATAACTAAAAACATACCAATCATTTGCAACATATAGGAAAGCCAGAAATGGGTGATTGTTAATGTACAAACTAGATGATATCCATCAAAACCGAAATCCCTCATTCAAGAAACGATTTGgctcattaaatttatttaacattcGTCAAATCATACCTTCTGTGTGCATCACTTTACTCATTTTTACTATTTCCTTTTACTATTtacttgtttatcgaaaatgaaagtaggtttttgattgATATCACAATAATTACTTACaacttaaaattcaattatagcttTTGGACATCATCTCACACGTATTGatgtatacaaaaatattttttcatatcttagttcttatgttacatgtaaagaggcatggtcatgattttggtcaaaatttatttctccaatttaaatgtttacaatgcatcagtaaggcatttttaataggcgaCCAAACTtcgagtgtcattcgttgagttataagtgagttactcagcttacaattctttgctatgtaaacaaagtttttgtttacattttgaatgtagaAGAGGAAATTCCAGATTTAGACCTGaaatgaatgtattaaacgTAAGGAACTATTTattaatgcttaaaatgaataagaagataaaagatttttactgatatattgaacctatgtaaacaaaaacaaatgacaAGAACCCTCTTTAAaggacgaagaattgtgagtccgtcatcttgcttataactctacaactgaCTCATAATTTTCCTTTGATCATAagaaatgcattactaaagcattgtaaataataaaaacagaaaaaatagaatttgaccaaaatcgtgactatgtCCCTTTAAGCAGTTAACCATTTCTAGAATCATCAATACAATGTTGATTTGTAACGTATTTCTATAAGCTATCAGTAAgaacagtacatgtaatataggtCATTTACCTGATTTTGAAGctattatttcaaatatcttttctGAATTTTCTCTCGATAATTGAAAGCAAGTTTCAAGCGTCATTGAGATTGTTTGCCCCTTTGTGATTAACATCGAGTCCTTGAAATCACCTTCAGTATCTGCTGTGATTGTAAAGGTGTTCGAATCATCCCTGACAGAGATACTGTCTTTGCATTTACCTGGATTGACATCAAACATTCCTAACTGAAACACAAAATATGTATTGTCGACATACTAAATGATATACAAAATGTTTTCTGAAATTCTAAATAAGGAAAATAACAACAATTGTATAAATTTAGTTTAATTTGTAAAGGTTCATTGAATCTTCATcttgtatattatttttgtgtttCTTTTAGTTTTGCAACTTTTCTTGAGGACTAAAAGCAAATTAGGAGTCAATTAGGCATTGACAGTctcctgagtaccatagcccatacacaaacttgtcgaagAGTCTTATACATTTATggatttaattaagttttgttATGGAGTAGAAAACTCATAATATTGTATTGACGACTAcatccctgcctgaaatcttatTGGAAAGTTCAAGACTCTGATAGAATATAATTTTGCCATCGtgatatttgttaactttcaagataGGTATTATGTGTATAAACTAAAACGAGGATGTTGGTATGCATGTTTTACTGAAAGCAGAATATAT
This genomic interval carries:
- the LOC105319276 gene encoding uncharacterized protein, which produces MNLAVLLILELFYIGFCYIVSDKEQPVCPFVECQNGGRLDQTTCQCDCPPKYYGFFCQNNYERSLWPDGTYALPTSMFGCPETEAKGWSISYVNLTLPESSQQQEWNMKNPGPLTDVIEPNILGPYHYRALQMNFCVKMPTYFEDKEGNMTSTEWPKGQYCFYNFNESCPKDFTNGTLTIRGYQFTEQDIGGQIPGNMGQNQTLLLQFCCREDGNHLTPIQLPKEFPFIMFQSQSADRCQEIESMTSQRDFFYMTNQNNNWEFKGALPMFDKTTLKNSVGVPYCYYIPYERRECYYESDIGNSYNGRANVTATGRGCLQWAGSSDSFYKNDRKAYHEFESNYCRAYEIGSYKTNEPVCLVQHPSTLRSCGIPKCGEDRDLKEFGKFKPFRSVPHYNTMKPEYAVDGSIGNLKSLVTDRPLLKPWFQVNLQEFVEVHAILIYRSVTNFPNNLRYFGTYVSKDPWDFMNYGAVRCDDLRFPGYSRVFRYQCRRPVIGQYVTVRNFDFSHPGSKPGIFYRMEINEMVILGKSTSCGRPLGMASGNIYDYQLEASSEDAEGSVVESMALAHRGRLYNPNPGWCSSPEDDSPWFLIDLITPTIVQGLMVQGWTSGKDSKYIRSFLVSYGTERKSLRLYEDFAGIVKTFVIDVSAAVITPQTFIFHHEILARYIKIIPDTTNGQQACLKAEVIGCQKQLQRDIQCKEESMDFGFEELRRFSFWLNGSPYILYNFTSVDDCREFCLSNGCTSLNFKDYSAGRTCSLFDGDRYHPTRQSALVLTGSSLTYASHRLCFSGVTKPNRCNFFINLTKEDEAVIRSPGFPFSYGQGLNCTWTIDAGTSKFVKIEIVYLKLAKPTTVLDLNKLGMFDVNPGKCKDSISVRDDSNTFTITADTEGDFKDSMLITKGQTISMTLETCFQLSRENSEKIFEIIASKSDKPGCGMLKEGCTIRCQIPSAYIATDRFPSPYQPGERCIWRIDGKFGQYVQLNILNIDVINGGASCASSYIAVYDIDLTHKERLLGRYCKENRPYSVISSKWHHMRVEFRAAPDQRQGRGFLAEYSFVDFTQTLSSITNEDCPVGWHYNDNSCYNIFTNDVGITWPEADRKCNQQNGSLVSIASKQELEFVHFLVTTYINDIADRKMFIGLRKVYSGDKKQLEYFWSDGNPLTFTAWYRDDVIMNRQPNGLYNEKCTSISFFSIYSMNDWHDTACAYDKIRSYMCEIDISNTTEIVSRINWLKKGNDTEASAGDVIFTCDNMEHINTLFVCDGIKDCSDGSDEANCSARCTDTQYQCDDSGCISLSLLCDFVAHCEDGSDESSCIRQPCNESQWECSSGQCIPVVYHCDMKPDCVDGSDERFCVGCEHGFECYDQTCLHPSKVCDGFIDCNGFFAEDESQSCENNIRKSCKDWWSLGRRENGEYLVSLGLEGKKQTKVECRFNISEQIVTVQTIIQHNLEETIVANTETIDTALRYAATKKQISNLKKDNKCSQSIRVRCHYTNNDQDNIWIGDNGKQFHTTLGESTGGCSCPFVNKCEEGKTRCNCNSTVGGWYRAGFTEVREDFGVITDHSVLPIRSIFAIRPTSVDRFVKLDVGPLICSDETYAVSDDFLCRSGKIVPIAQRCILDYDVYGDVTGCRDLSHLDDCEFNQCPTGFLKCPNSFCLPPRLVCDGHKQCKHGVDELLCESCPGLYRCRNSTICLDPSKLCDAVPHCPYHDDELLCNIEYPKECQCHGLSGVCRNINSTSLIKLPKELRTLNLSENDFSHDLPSLEHMLNLVILNLTNCRLNSLKSYSFVNQKNLLELDLRNNRIINIYPYAFTGLESLKTLNLEGNKLLTRISDLAFVGLHKLPRIVITNSGLQNIVKDTLVGLVRVSHLNLSANDIRFISDYAFYNLSELTVLDLRRNKIEQFSSKIFFGLSKLTKLYTDSYAFCCLTPSSVQECLPHPDEFSSCDDLMKNDVLSAFLWIIGFSSLLGNLGVFVFKVFFDTDTLKKGHGIFITNLSISDFLMGVYMIIIASADEYYRGRYVWNDLIWRRSTTCRIAGMLATVSSETSVFLLCLITLDRLIAVKFPFGQFRFTRRKALICVSVVWSITIWLAVIPLIPGSYFQGEFYSRSVACLALPLTRDRPAGWEYSTAVFIILNFLLFVTIALGQCLIYREISQTSSSVKSTRRNQDMAIARGLFLVVLSDFLCWFPIGIMGLLAISGQVISGEVYAWVAVFILPINSALNPFLYTFANVRKKVETRLSSNKSSNNRATADNYADVCDNDSFIIGKHAPLAVTLADRMKTHPLTVDEMKLVVLRLAEAMKFLHERDIVHGCLDTSLVSLDIVEGKIKDLALKLAPKTALEDEEIPNDIKQLGEITLSMLDTYKSTNMQTCTTSC